In a genomic window of Canis lupus familiaris isolate Mischka breed German Shepherd chromosome 13, alternate assembly UU_Cfam_GSD_1.0, whole genome shotgun sequence:
- the PUF60 gene encoding poly(U)-binding-splicing factor PUF60 isoform X2 produces MATATIALVNGQQGGGSEPAAAAAAVVAAGDKWKPPQGTDSIKMENGQSTAAKLGLPPLTPEQQEALQKAKKYAMEQSIKSVLVKQTIAHQQQQLTNLQMAAVTMGFGDPLSPLQSMAAQRQRALAIMCRVYVGSIYYELGEDTIRQAFAPFGPIKSIDMSWDSVTMKHKGFAFVEYEVPEAAQLALEQMNSVMLGGRNIKVGRPSNIGQAQPIIDQLAEEARAFNRIYVASVHQDLSDDDIKSVFEAFGKIKSCTLARDPTTGKHKGYGFIEYEKAQSSQDAVSSMNLFDLGGQYLRVGKAVTPPMPLLTPATPGGLPPAAAVAAAAATAKITAQEAVAGAAVLGTLATPGLVSPALTLAQPLGALPQAVMAAQAPGVITGVTPARPPIPVTIPSVGVVNPILASPPTLGLLEPKKEKEEEELFPESERPEMLSEQEHMSISGSSARHMVMQKLLRKQESTVMVLRNMVDPKDIDDDLEGEVTEECGKFGAVNRVIIYQEKQGEEEDAEIIVKIFVEFSIASETHKAIQALNGRWFAGRKVVAEVYDQERFDNSDLSA; encoded by the exons ATGGCGACGGCGACCATAGCTCTC GTCAATGGCCAGCAAGGAGGGGGGTCcgagccggcggcggcggcggcggcagtgGTGGCAGCGGGAGACAAATGGAAACCTCCACAG GGGACAGACTCCATCAAGATGGAGAACGGGCAGAGCACAGCCGCGAAGCTGGGACTGCCTCCTCTGACGCCTGAGCAGCAAGAGGCCCTCCAGAAG GCCAAGAAGTACGCCATGGAGCAGAGCATCAAGAGCGTGCTGGTGAAGCAGACCATCgcgcaccagcagcagcagctcaccAACCTGCAG ATGGCAGCAGTGACAATGGGCTTTGGAGATCCTCTCTCACCTTTGCAATCG ATGGCAGCTCAGCGGCAGCGGGCACTGGCCATCATGTGCCGGGTCTACGTGGGTTCCATCTACTATGAGCTCGGGGAAGACACCATCCGCCAGGCTTTTGCTCCCTTTGGACCCATCAAGAGCATTGACATGTCCTGGGACTCCGTCACCATGAAGCACAAG GGCTTTGCCTTTGTGGAGTACGAGGTCCCAGAAGCGGCACAGCTCGCCTTGGAGCAGATGAACTCAGTGATGTTAGGAGGCAGGAACATCAAG gtAGGGAGACCTAGCAACATAGGGCAGGCCCAGCCCATCATAGACCAGCTAGCTGAGGAGGCACGAGCCTTCAACCGCATCTACGTGGCTTCTGTGCACCAGGACCTTTCAGACGACGACATCAAGAGCGTATTTGAGGCCTTTGGCAAAATCAAATCCTGCACGCTCGCCCGGGACCCTACAACTGGCAAGCACAAGGGTTATGGTTTCATTG AGTATGAAAAGGCCCAGTCGTCCCAGGATGCCGTGTCTTCCATGAACCTTTTTGATCTGGGTGGCCAGTACTTGCGGGTGGGCAAGGCTGTCACACCCCCCATGCCCCTGCTTACACCTGCCACACCTGGAGGCCTCCCGCCTGCTGCTGCTGTGGCCGCGGCTGCAGCCACAGCCAAGATCACAGCTCAG GAAGCAGTGGCTGGTGCAGCGGTGCTGGGTACCCTGGCCACACCTGGATTGGTGTCCCCTGCACTGACTCTGGCCCAGCCTCTGGGGGCTTTACCCCAGGCTGTCATggctgcccaggccccaggagtCATCACAG GTGTGACCCCAGCCCGGCCTCCCATTCCGGTCACCATCCCTTCTGTGGGAGTGGTAAACCCCATCCTGGCCAGCCCCCCAACACTGGGCCTCCTGGAGcccaagaaggagaaggaagaagaggagctATTTCCCGAGTCCGAGCGGCCCGAGATGCTGAGCGAGCAGGAGCACATGAGCATCTCCGGCAGCAGCGCCCGCCACATGGTGATGCAGAAGCTGCTCCGCAAGCAGGAG TCCACAGTGATGGTTCTGCGCAACATGGTGGACCCCAAGGACATCGACGACGACCTGGAGGGGGAGGTGACCGAGGAGTGTGGCAAGTTTGGTGCTGTCAACCGCGTCATCATCTaccaggagaagcagggagaggaggaggatgcGGAGATCATTGTCAAGATTTTTGTGGAGTTCTCCATAGCCTCCGAGACTCACAAGGCCATCCAGGCCCTCAACGGGCGCTGGTTTGCTGGCCGCAAGGTGGTGGCTGAAGTATATGACCAGGAGCGTTTTGATAACAGTGACCTTTCTGCGTGA
- the PUF60 gene encoding poly(U)-binding-splicing factor PUF60 isoform X3 — protein sequence MATATIALQVNGQQGGGSEPAAAAAAVVAAGDKWKPPQGTDSIKMENGQSTAAKLGLPPLTPEQQEALQKAKKYAMEQSIKSVLVKQTIAHQQQQLTNLQMAAQRQRALAIMCRVYVGSIYYELGEDTIRQAFAPFGPIKSIDMSWDSVTMKHKGFAFVEYEVPEAAQLALEQMNSVMLGGRNIKVGRPSNIGQAQPIIDQLAEEARAFNRIYVASVHQDLSDDDIKSVFEAFGKIKSCTLARDPTTGKHKGYGFIEYEKAQSSQDAVSSMNLFDLGGQYLRVGKAVTPPMPLLTPATPGGLPPAAAVAAAAATAKITAQEAVAGAAVLGTLATPGLVSPALTLAQPLGALPQAVMAAQAPGVITGVTPARPPIPVTIPSVGVVNPILASPPTLGLLEPKKEKEEEELFPESERPEMLSEQEHMSISGSSARHMVMQKLLRKQESTVMVLRNMVDPKDIDDDLEGEVTEECGKFGAVNRVIIYQEKQGEEEDAEIIVKIFVEFSIASETHKAIQALNGRWFAGRKVVAEVYDQERFDNSDLSA from the exons ATGGCGACGGCGACCATAGCTCTC CAGGTCAATGGCCAGCAAGGAGGGGGGTCcgagccggcggcggcggcggcggcagtgGTGGCAGCGGGAGACAAATGGAAACCTCCACAG GGGACAGACTCCATCAAGATGGAGAACGGGCAGAGCACAGCCGCGAAGCTGGGACTGCCTCCTCTGACGCCTGAGCAGCAAGAGGCCCTCCAGAAG GCCAAGAAGTACGCCATGGAGCAGAGCATCAAGAGCGTGCTGGTGAAGCAGACCATCgcgcaccagcagcagcagctcaccAACCTGCAG ATGGCAGCTCAGCGGCAGCGGGCACTGGCCATCATGTGCCGGGTCTACGTGGGTTCCATCTACTATGAGCTCGGGGAAGACACCATCCGCCAGGCTTTTGCTCCCTTTGGACCCATCAAGAGCATTGACATGTCCTGGGACTCCGTCACCATGAAGCACAAG GGCTTTGCCTTTGTGGAGTACGAGGTCCCAGAAGCGGCACAGCTCGCCTTGGAGCAGATGAACTCAGTGATGTTAGGAGGCAGGAACATCAAG gtAGGGAGACCTAGCAACATAGGGCAGGCCCAGCCCATCATAGACCAGCTAGCTGAGGAGGCACGAGCCTTCAACCGCATCTACGTGGCTTCTGTGCACCAGGACCTTTCAGACGACGACATCAAGAGCGTATTTGAGGCCTTTGGCAAAATCAAATCCTGCACGCTCGCCCGGGACCCTACAACTGGCAAGCACAAGGGTTATGGTTTCATTG AGTATGAAAAGGCCCAGTCGTCCCAGGATGCCGTGTCTTCCATGAACCTTTTTGATCTGGGTGGCCAGTACTTGCGGGTGGGCAAGGCTGTCACACCCCCCATGCCCCTGCTTACACCTGCCACACCTGGAGGCCTCCCGCCTGCTGCTGCTGTGGCCGCGGCTGCAGCCACAGCCAAGATCACAGCTCAG GAAGCAGTGGCTGGTGCAGCGGTGCTGGGTACCCTGGCCACACCTGGATTGGTGTCCCCTGCACTGACTCTGGCCCAGCCTCTGGGGGCTTTACCCCAGGCTGTCATggctgcccaggccccaggagtCATCACAG GTGTGACCCCAGCCCGGCCTCCCATTCCGGTCACCATCCCTTCTGTGGGAGTGGTAAACCCCATCCTGGCCAGCCCCCCAACACTGGGCCTCCTGGAGcccaagaaggagaaggaagaagaggagctATTTCCCGAGTCCGAGCGGCCCGAGATGCTGAGCGAGCAGGAGCACATGAGCATCTCCGGCAGCAGCGCCCGCCACATGGTGATGCAGAAGCTGCTCCGCAAGCAGGAG TCCACAGTGATGGTTCTGCGCAACATGGTGGACCCCAAGGACATCGACGACGACCTGGAGGGGGAGGTGACCGAGGAGTGTGGCAAGTTTGGTGCTGTCAACCGCGTCATCATCTaccaggagaagcagggagaggaggaggatgcGGAGATCATTGTCAAGATTTTTGTGGAGTTCTCCATAGCCTCCGAGACTCACAAGGCCATCCAGGCCCTCAACGGGCGCTGGTTTGCTGGCCGCAAGGTGGTGGCTGAAGTATATGACCAGGAGCGTTTTGATAACAGTGACCTTTCTGCGTGA
- the PUF60 gene encoding poly(U)-binding-splicing factor PUF60 isoform X4 — protein sequence MATATIALVNGQQGGGSEPAAAAAAVVAAGDKWKPPQGTDSIKMENGQSTAAKLGLPPLTPEQQEALQKAKKYAMEQSIKSVLVKQTIAHQQQQLTNLQMAAQRQRALAIMCRVYVGSIYYELGEDTIRQAFAPFGPIKSIDMSWDSVTMKHKGFAFVEYEVPEAAQLALEQMNSVMLGGRNIKVGRPSNIGQAQPIIDQLAEEARAFNRIYVASVHQDLSDDDIKSVFEAFGKIKSCTLARDPTTGKHKGYGFIEYEKAQSSQDAVSSMNLFDLGGQYLRVGKAVTPPMPLLTPATPGGLPPAAAVAAAAATAKITAQEAVAGAAVLGTLATPGLVSPALTLAQPLGALPQAVMAAQAPGVITGVTPARPPIPVTIPSVGVVNPILASPPTLGLLEPKKEKEEEELFPESERPEMLSEQEHMSISGSSARHMVMQKLLRKQESTVMVLRNMVDPKDIDDDLEGEVTEECGKFGAVNRVIIYQEKQGEEEDAEIIVKIFVEFSIASETHKAIQALNGRWFAGRKVVAEVYDQERFDNSDLSA from the exons ATGGCGACGGCGACCATAGCTCTC GTCAATGGCCAGCAAGGAGGGGGGTCcgagccggcggcggcggcggcggcagtgGTGGCAGCGGGAGACAAATGGAAACCTCCACAG GGGACAGACTCCATCAAGATGGAGAACGGGCAGAGCACAGCCGCGAAGCTGGGACTGCCTCCTCTGACGCCTGAGCAGCAAGAGGCCCTCCAGAAG GCCAAGAAGTACGCCATGGAGCAGAGCATCAAGAGCGTGCTGGTGAAGCAGACCATCgcgcaccagcagcagcagctcaccAACCTGCAG ATGGCAGCTCAGCGGCAGCGGGCACTGGCCATCATGTGCCGGGTCTACGTGGGTTCCATCTACTATGAGCTCGGGGAAGACACCATCCGCCAGGCTTTTGCTCCCTTTGGACCCATCAAGAGCATTGACATGTCCTGGGACTCCGTCACCATGAAGCACAAG GGCTTTGCCTTTGTGGAGTACGAGGTCCCAGAAGCGGCACAGCTCGCCTTGGAGCAGATGAACTCAGTGATGTTAGGAGGCAGGAACATCAAG gtAGGGAGACCTAGCAACATAGGGCAGGCCCAGCCCATCATAGACCAGCTAGCTGAGGAGGCACGAGCCTTCAACCGCATCTACGTGGCTTCTGTGCACCAGGACCTTTCAGACGACGACATCAAGAGCGTATTTGAGGCCTTTGGCAAAATCAAATCCTGCACGCTCGCCCGGGACCCTACAACTGGCAAGCACAAGGGTTATGGTTTCATTG AGTATGAAAAGGCCCAGTCGTCCCAGGATGCCGTGTCTTCCATGAACCTTTTTGATCTGGGTGGCCAGTACTTGCGGGTGGGCAAGGCTGTCACACCCCCCATGCCCCTGCTTACACCTGCCACACCTGGAGGCCTCCCGCCTGCTGCTGCTGTGGCCGCGGCTGCAGCCACAGCCAAGATCACAGCTCAG GAAGCAGTGGCTGGTGCAGCGGTGCTGGGTACCCTGGCCACACCTGGATTGGTGTCCCCTGCACTGACTCTGGCCCAGCCTCTGGGGGCTTTACCCCAGGCTGTCATggctgcccaggccccaggagtCATCACAG GTGTGACCCCAGCCCGGCCTCCCATTCCGGTCACCATCCCTTCTGTGGGAGTGGTAAACCCCATCCTGGCCAGCCCCCCAACACTGGGCCTCCTGGAGcccaagaaggagaaggaagaagaggagctATTTCCCGAGTCCGAGCGGCCCGAGATGCTGAGCGAGCAGGAGCACATGAGCATCTCCGGCAGCAGCGCCCGCCACATGGTGATGCAGAAGCTGCTCCGCAAGCAGGAG TCCACAGTGATGGTTCTGCGCAACATGGTGGACCCCAAGGACATCGACGACGACCTGGAGGGGGAGGTGACCGAGGAGTGTGGCAAGTTTGGTGCTGTCAACCGCGTCATCATCTaccaggagaagcagggagaggaggaggatgcGGAGATCATTGTCAAGATTTTTGTGGAGTTCTCCATAGCCTCCGAGACTCACAAGGCCATCCAGGCCCTCAACGGGCGCTGGTTTGCTGGCCGCAAGGTGGTGGCTGAAGTATATGACCAGGAGCGTTTTGATAACAGTGACCTTTCTGCGTGA
- the PUF60 gene encoding poly(U)-binding-splicing factor PUF60 isoform X7, with product MATATIALGTDSIKMENGQSTAAKLGLPPLTPEQQEALQKAKKYAMEQSIKSVLVKQTIAHQQQQLTNLQMAAQRQRALAIMCRVYVGSIYYELGEDTIRQAFAPFGPIKSIDMSWDSVTMKHKGFAFVEYEVPEAAQLALEQMNSVMLGGRNIKVGRPSNIGQAQPIIDQLAEEARAFNRIYVASVHQDLSDDDIKSVFEAFGKIKSCTLARDPTTGKHKGYGFIEYEKAQSSQDAVSSMNLFDLGGQYLRVGKAVTPPMPLLTPATPGGLPPAAAVAAAAATAKITAQEAVAGAAVLGTLATPGLVSPALTLAQPLGALPQAVMAAQAPGVITGVTPARPPIPVTIPSVGVVNPILASPPTLGLLEPKKEKEEEELFPESERPEMLSEQEHMSISGSSARHMVMQKLLRKQESTVMVLRNMVDPKDIDDDLEGEVTEECGKFGAVNRVIIYQEKQGEEEDAEIIVKIFVEFSIASETHKAIQALNGRWFAGRKVVAEVYDQERFDNSDLSA from the exons ATGGCGACGGCGACCATAGCTCTC GGGACAGACTCCATCAAGATGGAGAACGGGCAGAGCACAGCCGCGAAGCTGGGACTGCCTCCTCTGACGCCTGAGCAGCAAGAGGCCCTCCAGAAG GCCAAGAAGTACGCCATGGAGCAGAGCATCAAGAGCGTGCTGGTGAAGCAGACCATCgcgcaccagcagcagcagctcaccAACCTGCAG ATGGCAGCTCAGCGGCAGCGGGCACTGGCCATCATGTGCCGGGTCTACGTGGGTTCCATCTACTATGAGCTCGGGGAAGACACCATCCGCCAGGCTTTTGCTCCCTTTGGACCCATCAAGAGCATTGACATGTCCTGGGACTCCGTCACCATGAAGCACAAG GGCTTTGCCTTTGTGGAGTACGAGGTCCCAGAAGCGGCACAGCTCGCCTTGGAGCAGATGAACTCAGTGATGTTAGGAGGCAGGAACATCAAG gtAGGGAGACCTAGCAACATAGGGCAGGCCCAGCCCATCATAGACCAGCTAGCTGAGGAGGCACGAGCCTTCAACCGCATCTACGTGGCTTCTGTGCACCAGGACCTTTCAGACGACGACATCAAGAGCGTATTTGAGGCCTTTGGCAAAATCAAATCCTGCACGCTCGCCCGGGACCCTACAACTGGCAAGCACAAGGGTTATGGTTTCATTG AGTATGAAAAGGCCCAGTCGTCCCAGGATGCCGTGTCTTCCATGAACCTTTTTGATCTGGGTGGCCAGTACTTGCGGGTGGGCAAGGCTGTCACACCCCCCATGCCCCTGCTTACACCTGCCACACCTGGAGGCCTCCCGCCTGCTGCTGCTGTGGCCGCGGCTGCAGCCACAGCCAAGATCACAGCTCAG GAAGCAGTGGCTGGTGCAGCGGTGCTGGGTACCCTGGCCACACCTGGATTGGTGTCCCCTGCACTGACTCTGGCCCAGCCTCTGGGGGCTTTACCCCAGGCTGTCATggctgcccaggccccaggagtCATCACAG GTGTGACCCCAGCCCGGCCTCCCATTCCGGTCACCATCCCTTCTGTGGGAGTGGTAAACCCCATCCTGGCCAGCCCCCCAACACTGGGCCTCCTGGAGcccaagaaggagaaggaagaagaggagctATTTCCCGAGTCCGAGCGGCCCGAGATGCTGAGCGAGCAGGAGCACATGAGCATCTCCGGCAGCAGCGCCCGCCACATGGTGATGCAGAAGCTGCTCCGCAAGCAGGAG TCCACAGTGATGGTTCTGCGCAACATGGTGGACCCCAAGGACATCGACGACGACCTGGAGGGGGAGGTGACCGAGGAGTGTGGCAAGTTTGGTGCTGTCAACCGCGTCATCATCTaccaggagaagcagggagaggaggaggatgcGGAGATCATTGTCAAGATTTTTGTGGAGTTCTCCATAGCCTCCGAGACTCACAAGGCCATCCAGGCCCTCAACGGGCGCTGGTTTGCTGGCCGCAAGGTGGTGGCTGAAGTATATGACCAGGAGCGTTTTGATAACAGTGACCTTTCTGCGTGA
- the PUF60 gene encoding poly(U)-binding-splicing factor PUF60 isoform X1 — protein MATATIALQVNGQQGGGSEPAAAAAAVVAAGDKWKPPQGTDSIKMENGQSTAAKLGLPPLTPEQQEALQKAKKYAMEQSIKSVLVKQTIAHQQQQLTNLQMAAVTMGFGDPLSPLQSMAAQRQRALAIMCRVYVGSIYYELGEDTIRQAFAPFGPIKSIDMSWDSVTMKHKGFAFVEYEVPEAAQLALEQMNSVMLGGRNIKVGRPSNIGQAQPIIDQLAEEARAFNRIYVASVHQDLSDDDIKSVFEAFGKIKSCTLARDPTTGKHKGYGFIEYEKAQSSQDAVSSMNLFDLGGQYLRVGKAVTPPMPLLTPATPGGLPPAAAVAAAAATAKITAQEAVAGAAVLGTLATPGLVSPALTLAQPLGALPQAVMAAQAPGVITGVTPARPPIPVTIPSVGVVNPILASPPTLGLLEPKKEKEEEELFPESERPEMLSEQEHMSISGSSARHMVMQKLLRKQESTVMVLRNMVDPKDIDDDLEGEVTEECGKFGAVNRVIIYQEKQGEEEDAEIIVKIFVEFSIASETHKAIQALNGRWFAGRKVVAEVYDQERFDNSDLSA, from the exons ATGGCGACGGCGACCATAGCTCTC CAGGTCAATGGCCAGCAAGGAGGGGGGTCcgagccggcggcggcggcggcggcagtgGTGGCAGCGGGAGACAAATGGAAACCTCCACAG GGGACAGACTCCATCAAGATGGAGAACGGGCAGAGCACAGCCGCGAAGCTGGGACTGCCTCCTCTGACGCCTGAGCAGCAAGAGGCCCTCCAGAAG GCCAAGAAGTACGCCATGGAGCAGAGCATCAAGAGCGTGCTGGTGAAGCAGACCATCgcgcaccagcagcagcagctcaccAACCTGCAG ATGGCAGCAGTGACAATGGGCTTTGGAGATCCTCTCTCACCTTTGCAATCG ATGGCAGCTCAGCGGCAGCGGGCACTGGCCATCATGTGCCGGGTCTACGTGGGTTCCATCTACTATGAGCTCGGGGAAGACACCATCCGCCAGGCTTTTGCTCCCTTTGGACCCATCAAGAGCATTGACATGTCCTGGGACTCCGTCACCATGAAGCACAAG GGCTTTGCCTTTGTGGAGTACGAGGTCCCAGAAGCGGCACAGCTCGCCTTGGAGCAGATGAACTCAGTGATGTTAGGAGGCAGGAACATCAAG gtAGGGAGACCTAGCAACATAGGGCAGGCCCAGCCCATCATAGACCAGCTAGCTGAGGAGGCACGAGCCTTCAACCGCATCTACGTGGCTTCTGTGCACCAGGACCTTTCAGACGACGACATCAAGAGCGTATTTGAGGCCTTTGGCAAAATCAAATCCTGCACGCTCGCCCGGGACCCTACAACTGGCAAGCACAAGGGTTATGGTTTCATTG AGTATGAAAAGGCCCAGTCGTCCCAGGATGCCGTGTCTTCCATGAACCTTTTTGATCTGGGTGGCCAGTACTTGCGGGTGGGCAAGGCTGTCACACCCCCCATGCCCCTGCTTACACCTGCCACACCTGGAGGCCTCCCGCCTGCTGCTGCTGTGGCCGCGGCTGCAGCCACAGCCAAGATCACAGCTCAG GAAGCAGTGGCTGGTGCAGCGGTGCTGGGTACCCTGGCCACACCTGGATTGGTGTCCCCTGCACTGACTCTGGCCCAGCCTCTGGGGGCTTTACCCCAGGCTGTCATggctgcccaggccccaggagtCATCACAG GTGTGACCCCAGCCCGGCCTCCCATTCCGGTCACCATCCCTTCTGTGGGAGTGGTAAACCCCATCCTGGCCAGCCCCCCAACACTGGGCCTCCTGGAGcccaagaaggagaaggaagaagaggagctATTTCCCGAGTCCGAGCGGCCCGAGATGCTGAGCGAGCAGGAGCACATGAGCATCTCCGGCAGCAGCGCCCGCCACATGGTGATGCAGAAGCTGCTCCGCAAGCAGGAG TCCACAGTGATGGTTCTGCGCAACATGGTGGACCCCAAGGACATCGACGACGACCTGGAGGGGGAGGTGACCGAGGAGTGTGGCAAGTTTGGTGCTGTCAACCGCGTCATCATCTaccaggagaagcagggagaggaggaggatgcGGAGATCATTGTCAAGATTTTTGTGGAGTTCTCCATAGCCTCCGAGACTCACAAGGCCATCCAGGCCCTCAACGGGCGCTGGTTTGCTGGCCGCAAGGTGGTGGCTGAAGTATATGACCAGGAGCGTTTTGATAACAGTGACCTTTCTGCGTGA
- the PUF60 gene encoding poly(U)-binding-splicing factor PUF60 isoform X5 gives MATATIALGTDSIKMENGQSTAAKLGLPPLTPEQQEALQKAKKYAMEQSIKSVLVKQTIAHQQQQLTNLQMAAVTMGFGDPLSPLQSMAAQRQRALAIMCRVYVGSIYYELGEDTIRQAFAPFGPIKSIDMSWDSVTMKHKGFAFVEYEVPEAAQLALEQMNSVMLGGRNIKVGRPSNIGQAQPIIDQLAEEARAFNRIYVASVHQDLSDDDIKSVFEAFGKIKSCTLARDPTTGKHKGYGFIEYEKAQSSQDAVSSMNLFDLGGQYLRVGKAVTPPMPLLTPATPGGLPPAAAVAAAAATAKITAQEAVAGAAVLGTLATPGLVSPALTLAQPLGALPQAVMAAQAPGVITGVTPARPPIPVTIPSVGVVNPILASPPTLGLLEPKKEKEEEELFPESERPEMLSEQEHMSISGSSARHMVMQKLLRKQESTVMVLRNMVDPKDIDDDLEGEVTEECGKFGAVNRVIIYQEKQGEEEDAEIIVKIFVEFSIASETHKAIQALNGRWFAGRKVVAEVYDQERFDNSDLSA, from the exons ATGGCGACGGCGACCATAGCTCTC GGGACAGACTCCATCAAGATGGAGAACGGGCAGAGCACAGCCGCGAAGCTGGGACTGCCTCCTCTGACGCCTGAGCAGCAAGAGGCCCTCCAGAAG GCCAAGAAGTACGCCATGGAGCAGAGCATCAAGAGCGTGCTGGTGAAGCAGACCATCgcgcaccagcagcagcagctcaccAACCTGCAG ATGGCAGCAGTGACAATGGGCTTTGGAGATCCTCTCTCACCTTTGCAATCG ATGGCAGCTCAGCGGCAGCGGGCACTGGCCATCATGTGCCGGGTCTACGTGGGTTCCATCTACTATGAGCTCGGGGAAGACACCATCCGCCAGGCTTTTGCTCCCTTTGGACCCATCAAGAGCATTGACATGTCCTGGGACTCCGTCACCATGAAGCACAAG GGCTTTGCCTTTGTGGAGTACGAGGTCCCAGAAGCGGCACAGCTCGCCTTGGAGCAGATGAACTCAGTGATGTTAGGAGGCAGGAACATCAAG gtAGGGAGACCTAGCAACATAGGGCAGGCCCAGCCCATCATAGACCAGCTAGCTGAGGAGGCACGAGCCTTCAACCGCATCTACGTGGCTTCTGTGCACCAGGACCTTTCAGACGACGACATCAAGAGCGTATTTGAGGCCTTTGGCAAAATCAAATCCTGCACGCTCGCCCGGGACCCTACAACTGGCAAGCACAAGGGTTATGGTTTCATTG AGTATGAAAAGGCCCAGTCGTCCCAGGATGCCGTGTCTTCCATGAACCTTTTTGATCTGGGTGGCCAGTACTTGCGGGTGGGCAAGGCTGTCACACCCCCCATGCCCCTGCTTACACCTGCCACACCTGGAGGCCTCCCGCCTGCTGCTGCTGTGGCCGCGGCTGCAGCCACAGCCAAGATCACAGCTCAG GAAGCAGTGGCTGGTGCAGCGGTGCTGGGTACCCTGGCCACACCTGGATTGGTGTCCCCTGCACTGACTCTGGCCCAGCCTCTGGGGGCTTTACCCCAGGCTGTCATggctgcccaggccccaggagtCATCACAG GTGTGACCCCAGCCCGGCCTCCCATTCCGGTCACCATCCCTTCTGTGGGAGTGGTAAACCCCATCCTGGCCAGCCCCCCAACACTGGGCCTCCTGGAGcccaagaaggagaaggaagaagaggagctATTTCCCGAGTCCGAGCGGCCCGAGATGCTGAGCGAGCAGGAGCACATGAGCATCTCCGGCAGCAGCGCCCGCCACATGGTGATGCAGAAGCTGCTCCGCAAGCAGGAG TCCACAGTGATGGTTCTGCGCAACATGGTGGACCCCAAGGACATCGACGACGACCTGGAGGGGGAGGTGACCGAGGAGTGTGGCAAGTTTGGTGCTGTCAACCGCGTCATCATCTaccaggagaagcagggagaggaggaggatgcGGAGATCATTGTCAAGATTTTTGTGGAGTTCTCCATAGCCTCCGAGACTCACAAGGCCATCCAGGCCCTCAACGGGCGCTGGTTTGCTGGCCGCAAGGTGGTGGCTGAAGTATATGACCAGGAGCGTTTTGATAACAGTGACCTTTCTGCGTGA